Proteins from one Anopheles nili chromosome 2, idAnoNiliSN_F5_01, whole genome shotgun sequence genomic window:
- the LOC128724962 gene encoding uncharacterized protein LOC128724962, whose translation MQTCSSENTGDSTCCDDDFSWVCTQDKMEAPKASIESDQRSLSCDQRSLSQPQHVRHSRQSAKSDTVDIGSAISNGKPPRPTRETGSLDRRRRLRSTRNERDNKSRSTHSLKEKSSSSEMYKHVDVSSNRSLNLKDFHDSSSLINYNSIRCESQHHCCPPHQNSRLSSNIRNLSPLPPISAWDPQFCWSNPHYHHQHQSREELRLIDYYCHQQSKRSQDVSCSSACCRNYYYTPTALCCSFDHRSQWNHNAKRQDTDERLRRFQTDKEALALQVKALTEQVQSQTSRINELENTIKEKNQLLSNADDLLQRVSVFAKTVGIQIDKQKEMLSRSSLETQKLELMSAMSELKLQQAALERENLELRTNFITSTGGSTALVNGGPTNGPGSTLTNVLNNNTIASSMLKRPHIITNTRMVGMSSAPVTSLISSPIHHGSHGNLQQTAVSPTTPKTPPASYRHRIDVHYSSLPRQAFATTLSTVSTSSGSSTTTESNANLKRNAALAPAMGEAENFNLKQLEAAATSTQEIQFYCSNADRTTDKSFREQYEVQRANTDSPSPIITTKIENNTKSSGMKDQKMLIENKANNESALDFDSNVILCSKTSILTPSMVAQPRLKINDKLRGFSVPNLGLTI comes from the exons ATGCAGACCTGCTCTTCGGAGAACACCG GCGATTCTACGTGCTGTGACGATGATTTTTCTTGGGTATGTACTCAAGATAAGATGGAAGCTCCAAAAGCTTCCATAGAATCCGACCAAAGATCGCTTTCATGCGATCAACGCAGTCTATCGCAGCCACAACATGTTCGACATTCTCGACAATCAGCTAAATCTGATACAGTTGATATAGGTAGCGCTATCTCTAACGGAAAACCTCCCAGACCTACACGAGAAACGGGCAGTTTAGACCGACGTCGACGTCTGCGATCTACCCGTAATGAACGAGATAACAAAAGTCGCAGTACACACTCACTTAAGGAAAAATCTTCTTCCTCTGAGATGTATAAGCATGTTGATGTGTCGAGTAATCGTAGTCTAAATTTAAAAG ATTTTCATGATTCTTCAAGCCTTATCAACTATAACAGTATTCGTTGCGAGAGTCAACATCATTGTTGTCCACCTCATCAAAATTCTCGGCTTTCCTCTAACATTCGTAACCTATCGCCACTGCCGCCCATATCCGCTTGGGATCCTCAGTTTTGTTGGAGtaatccacactaccaccatcAACACCAAAGCAGAGAAGAATTGAGATTGATTGACTATTATTGTCAtcaacaaagcaaaagaagTCAAGACGTATCCTGTTCCAGCGCCTGTTGTCGAAACTATTATTACACACCAACTGCCCTATGCTGTTCATTTGATCATCGATCGCAATGGAATCATAATGCCAAG CGTCAGGATACAGATGAACGTTTACGGCGTTTTCAAACAGATAAAGAAGCTCTTGCACTGCAAGTTAAAGCACTTACTGAACAAGTTCAATCCCAGACCTCCAGAATAAATGAATTAGAAAACACGATAAAAGAGAAGAACCAACTTCTGTCAAATGCGGATGATCTACTGCAGCGAGTAAGCGTATTTGCAAAAACAGTTGGCATCCAGATTGACAAACAAAAA GAAATGCTTTCGAGGTCTTCGTTAGAAACCCAAAAACTGGAACTTATGTCAGCGATGAGTGAGCTTAAACTTCAACAAGCAGCTTTAGAACGAGAAAATCTAGAACTCCGTACAAATTTTATAACCAGCACTGGTGGTTCTACTGCGTTAGTTAATGGTGGTCCTACCAATGGACCTGGATCGACGTTGACAAATGTGCTTAATAATAACACGATTGCATCTAGTATGCTCAAAAGGCCACACATTATTACTAACACAAGAATGGTAGGCATGTCGTCTGCACCGGTAACATCTTTGATATCATCTCCAATTCATCATGGCAGCCACGGAAATTTGCAACAGACGGCAGTGAGTCCTACCACTCCGAAG ACTCCACCGGCAAGTTATCGACACAGAATCGATGTTCATTACAGTAGTCTACCACGACAAGCTTTTGCAACAACTTTGTCTACAGTCAGTACTTCAAGCGGCTCTTCGACGACTACAGAGAGTAATGCAAACCTTAAGCGAAACGCTGCCTTAG CTCCGGCAATGGGTGAAgcagaaaatttcaatttaaagcaacTAGAAGCTGCAGCAACATCCACGCAAGAAATACAATTTTATTGTAGTAATGCAGACCGCACAACTGATAAAAGTTTTCGAGAGCAATACGAAGTTCAACGAGCAAATACTGATTCGCCATCACCAATCATCACCAccaaaatagaaaacaacACTAAATCATCGGGAATGAAAGATCAAAAAATGTTGATAGAAAACAAAGCGAATAACGAATCAGCATTGGATTTTGATTCGAATGTGATTCTGTGTTCAAAAACTTCGATCCTTACGCCATCCATGGTAGCACAACCTCGACTCAAGATAAATGATAAGCTGCGGGGATTTTCTGTACCAAATTTAGGTCTTActatttga
- the LOC128724940 gene encoding testis-specific serine/threonine-protein kinase 3-like codes for MPTKREQPIPAPIEALGYQWIKRISEGAFSKVHLTEYHNRAPNLTETLACKLIDTKKCSEKFRKRFLPRELTVLLHVRHPYIIRVHAIMKCRSKICIFMRYAEMGDMLSFVIDHGPLGEPQSRIWFRQLALAVQYLHESGIAHRDLKCENILLSANFNVKLSDFGFARYIHENNQQVQLSTTFCGSFDYSAPELLKGKPYNPKASDVWALGVVLYMQLNKSVPFKGKTRQVYDQQMARAWKFRSRVNDILSPDVKTLVRSLLEPNPLIRWTIEEVLVCDWLIQDRRLRSLNAEEFSALAKAKVFNPSFADFERIKTELRRTEHTDQSVIVIKDSMMDGKNHYDSLGSTRTSLIGEPAYTNTTVHSPEF; via the exons ATGCCTACTAAAAGAGAGCAACCAATACCAGCACCAATCGAAGCATTGGGATACCAATGGATTAAAAGAATAAGTGAAGGTGCGTTTTCAAAG GTGCATTTAACAGAATATCACAACCGAGCGCCGAACTTAACCGAAACGTTGGCTTGTAAATTgattgatacaaaaaaatgcagtGAAAAATTTCGCAAACGTTTTCTTCCTCGAGAGTTAACGGTGCTCCTACATGTGCGCCACCCTTACATCATTCGCGTACACGCAATCATGAAATGCCGCAGTAAAATATGCATCTTCATGCGCTACGCCGAAATGGGCGACATGCTGTCTTTCGTGATTGATCACGGCCCACTAGGAGAACCGCAATCTAGAATCTGGTTTCGGCAACTTGCATTGGCTGTACAGTATCTTCATGAATCGGGTATCGCACATCGGGATTTAAAATGTGAGAATATTTTGCTGTCAGCAAATTTCAACGTGAAGCTTAGCGATTTCGGGTTTGCTCGATATATTCACGAAAATAATCAACAGGTTCAACTGAGTACGACTTTTTGCGGCTCATTTGATTATTCTGCGCCAGAATTGCTAAAAGGGAAACCATACAATCCAAAGGCGTCAGATGTCTGGGCACTGGGTGTAGTTTTGTACATGCAACTCAACAAATCAGTGCCGTTCAAAGGGAAAACTCGTCAGGTGTATGATCAACAAATGGCACGTGCGTGGAAGTTTCGTTCACGTGTGAATGATATCCTGTCGCCGGATGTGAAAACACTTGTGCGAAGCCTACTCGAACCGAACCCTTTAATTCGATGGACTATTGAGGAAGTCTTGGTGTGTGATTGGCTAATTCAAGATCGTCGTTTGCGATCGCTGAATGCAGAAGAATTTTCAGCActcgcaaaagcaaaagttttCAATCCTTCATTTGCAGATTTCGAACGCATAAAAACAGAATTAAGACGGACAGAACATACAGATCAATCGGTGATAGTTATCAAAGATTCGATGATGGATGGTAAAAATCATTACGACTCATTAGGCTCTACTCGAACTTCGCTTATAGGTGAACCTGCATATACAAATACAACTGTTCATAGTCCTGA
- the LOC128724951 gene encoding liprin-beta-1, which yields MTQTEAQEERNHDLTTARSYTPQPSPSPSMSNKLKTIFGKIKRSNSGTLDDMTNNEGEFKRGGVRATASARLGWRSTVPYRNPDKPFNDWDLDEICLWFDHLGLDIYEEQLREWLKKSTEPAPDLIRASPVDFEKELSLRHALHRKKIILAVADVSGKTDDELLKCAGMLDTTWVLRWLDDVGIPQYKNSFTAARMDGRMLHKLTIDDLAHLQISSCLHVSSIRCSIQLMRQEKWRPECLIRRTLPLDSIIKNDVRLWTTQRVCEWLRVVDLAEYSPNLNGFGVHGAFMIFEVKFTAELFADLLKIPTSKTLLRRHLATHFKDLLGREIIQVKREAENTLGFQPLTITAKIKTPKKSQFSLKRKKSTKGNSLEGDERTDYVCPMRVSGH from the exons atgacgcaaa CTGAAGCACAAGAAGAGCGGAACCATGATCTTACAACGGCCCGTAGCTACACACCACAACCGTCTCCGTCACCTTCGATGAGCAACAAATTGAAAACCATCTTCGGCAAAATCAAACGTAGCAATAGTGGCACATTGGATGATATGACAAACAATGAAGGAGAGTTTAAACGTGGTGGAGTTCGAGCAACCGCTAGTGCCCGTCTTGGTTGGAGAAGTACAGTTCCGTATCGAAATCCTGACAAACCATTTAACGACTGGGATTTAGATGAAATCTGTCTCTGGTTTGATCATCTTGGACTCGATATATATGAAGAACAATTAAGGGAATGGCTTAAAAAGAGTACAGAGCCAGCACCTGATCTTATAAGAGCATCTCCAGTGGATTTTGAGAAAGAATTAAGTTTACGTCATGCATTACATCGAAAGAAGATAATTCTAGCTGTTGCGGATGTTTCAGGAAAAACGGACGACGAGTTATTGAAATGTGCTGGAATGTTAGATACTACATGG GTTCTGCGATGGTTAGATGATGTTGGAATACCTCAATACAAAAACTCTTTCACTGCAGCTCGAATGGATGGAAGAATGCTTCATAAACTGACGATCGATGATTTAGCTCATCTACAAATATCCTCCTGTTTACATGTATCAAGCATTCGATGCAGCATTCAGCTAATGCGTCAAGAAAAATGGCGTCCCGAATGTCTTATTCGTCGTACATTGCCATTGGATTCCATTATCAAAAACGATGTGAGATTATGGACCACTCAACGTGTCTGTGAATGGCTGCGTGTGGTGGATTTAGCTGAATACTCGCCCAATTTAAACGGGTTTGGTGTACATGGGGCATTCATGATTTTTGAAGTCAAATTCACTGCGGAGCTTTTTGCTGATCTCCTTAAAATACCGACGAGTAAAACGTTGCTACGTCGCCATTTGGCAACCCATTTTAAAGATCTGTTAGGTCGTGAAATAATACAAGTCAAACGAGAAGCTGAAAACACACTTGGATTTCAACCATTAACAATTACGGCTAAGATAAAG acaccaaaaaaatctcaattttctttgaaaagaaaaaaaagcaccaaaggAAACTCATTGGAAGGAGATGAACGGACTGATTATGTTTGCCCAATGAGAGTTTCAG Gccattaa